Sequence from the Nymphaea colorata isolate Beijing-Zhang1983 chromosome 9, ASM883128v2, whole genome shotgun sequence genome:
TGCATTGCACAACCAGAAATCATCGACGTCCATGCACACACATCTTTCTCAGGCATCTGAACAAAGACTTGATGGGCGATGTCTATATATCCACATTTGGCATAAACGTCAATCAAGGCCGTACCAACTGCGCAATCTAACTCCATTCCCTGCCTACCCACGTAACAATGGATCCATTTCCCTTGTTCCAGCGCCCCCACTTGTGCGCAAGCACACAATACACTCAGAATTGCCGCATAGTTCGGCCTCAGCCCAGCGAGCTGCATCTCGCGGAACATCTCTAGTGCTTCGTTTGCTAAACCAAGTTGCGTATAACTAGCGATCATGGCGCTCCATGAAACAGCATTCTTCTctggcatttcatcaaacaagacTCGCGCGGTTTCAATTCGTCCAGCTTTCGCGTAGCCATTAACAACAGCAGTCCAAGAAACAACATCTTTCTCGGGACTTTCATCAAACACTTGCCTCGCATCGTCCACAAGTCCAAGAACCACGTACGCGTGAATCAAGCCGTTCCGCACGAAATCATAAGATGCCCACCCGAGCTTAACAATCTGACCATGGACGCACCTCCCTTCAACCAAACCGCGAATGCCTCCAACCGATCTAAGGAGGAAAGAGAAAGTGTAGTTGTTGGGGCGATCACCGCCGTCCACCATCTGCTTGTATAGAGACAGCCCCAAGACGGGTCGATCTTTCTCCACGCAGCCTCGCATCATGGTGTTCCACATGAAGATGTTCGGATGATGGATCAGACGGAAGAGGGACAGGGCGTAGGCGAGGTCGCCGTTGGGGGAGATGGCAGAGAAGGCAATGAGCTTGCTGAGAGAAAACTTGTCGGAGGAGCGCCCGCTTGTAATGATGTGGGCATGGATCTGATACACATGGCGCATGGAGAGGAGGCATTCTTCAAGGAGGGAGAGCGTCTTCTTGCTGGCCTTGAGTCTCAGTCTTCCGTTCAGAGCATTGAGGAGCATAGAAGTGTGACGTCCCTCCGAATCGACGGCGCGGACACTCCGCGATTACAAGCCACCAAAACAGTTCGGTCATGGCGGGAGCCATTGcggattcaaatccaaaacaacttaaatttacgaAAAACGTAAATTGTGAAACGCGTTCAAGATTTTACCTATATATAAGAAACAATGGTCAGACCATGTCAAACTATCAATTATGAGTTCACTTACGTGAACATCTTGAGAGGCTGTATTCATAAGAAGAACCAATTTacatgataaaattttgatCTGGGATTAAGTCCAGTTTATATATCTAactaaaaccaaacaaaaagcATTCACTTTTACCAACTACGTGTTCAATTTTTACCTAAAATGTACCTTAATTATacctaaaattaaaaatatataaaaacatcTTACGTTTTAAAATAAGTCAGAAAACAAGTAAAAGTCCGCAGAGGGCGTTAGATGGGGCTAAGATGGAAAGCAAGGTGGAAGAAAGTTTGGAGAAGCCTATTGTTTCTGTTTCCCTCTTCCCAGAGACCCCTACTATGACCCTGAAAGGGATGACCTAACAAAGGAAGGCGCAGTGGGTGCTGACCACTGAGGGTCGAAGAGGAGGCGATGCTTGAAGGTGTTGGAGGCATGATCAGTGGAAGAGATCGATGGCCAGGCGAGGGCCAGAAGACGCTACGTGAAGTCGAGGTGAAGGAAGAGATGGTGGGTATTGTCCACGCCCGATCAATGGTAAGCAAATCACTGGAAGGTGGTCTCTTAATCTTTGAAGCTGCAAGATGGCATTAAGGCGGGAATGGAGGAGCAACCATTGAAAAGCTGAGCCACAAAGTCGAAGCCCAAGAAGGCGTGCATTGCACTCCTTAATAGGAGAAGCATAATGATGTGGTGGAAGGCCGCGGAAACTGAAATGCCCTTCCAGGTGTGCTCCATGGAGGAGCAAGGGGCATCAGGCGACCGGGATGAAAGCGCGGTCCTCAATGCAATACTTGTGGTGCACGAACGGGAGCATTCTGGGCAGCCTCCGCCACCATTTGAGAAGTGCGGCTCTGATAGAGATGGAGAGGAACAGCAAACAAGTCCGGTAGAGGTTTGGAATGCACAACAACGCCCCATCTAGCAAGAGCTCAAGAAGACTGACAGCAGTCCAAAGGGTTTGACGAAGCATGACAATTTGTATAGCATCTTCTCCGGAACGAGAAATATGGCGAGGCGGTGGGTGGTGATGGACTTGTGGGCAGCAGCGTCAAATGTGAACAATTCGACCAGCGAGCCTAGGAGAAAACCGTGCCATGAAAGCATTGTAGACATGAGGCGATCGACGATGGCAGACCAGAAAGCCGGAGTGGGTTTTGAAGGAGAGAGGACGCACCCAAATCATTAAGGGGGGTGAAGTGACAGAAGAAGAGCATCTCAGCAAGGGcgatggagtctggcacaacgATGGAGTCATATGCAGGCTTCGAAGACGCGAAGGAACAAAAATCCTAAATATTTGATGGGTGGAAGCAACGCCGAAGGTAAGGAAATAGTCGGCAACATGGATGGTGCGGAAGAAGGGGAGGGATGAGAGCCTAACGTCCTGGCGGAAACCTGACAGTGTAGCAGTTCTCAAAAAGGTGGCAAAGGCTTCAGCTGCAATATTGAAGAGAGGAATGAGAGTCCCTCACAGATCCCCTCTTAAAGAAGGACCAGCGACACTAGCTATGGTTTTAGAAACTTGATGCCAAAAgcggagaaagagagggaacatGGAGAGACTCTGCGCGGTCGCAAATTGCAgtagaaacaaagagaaagcgCACGCCAGAACTCCAAACCGTCGTGGCTCCCCTTCAGAGGAACTATCAGAACAAAACACAAACAGATGTCAATGGTTTGACAGTTCACCTCTTGCTTGCACTACAATTTTCATGCATAGCCATGTACATCCTTGCTTGTCTACACTGCCGACCAGGACATCTATGCCTATAAAGACACCGCTTTAACCTAGTTTCTAGCTCCCGgataaaattaattgaaaaaaattgctggccAGGAAACACTTTTGCTTTGGAAACAGGAAAACCTTAACTAGAACAGAGAGGTCATTTATCAATACATGCACGTTTCTTCAAGGTTCTTCTGTGGGATCGCCATTGCTTTCTTTACACTAGGCAGAGATGGTAGTGGCGCCCTGTGGACTCTCATCTGACCCGCCTTGGGCATCAGTATTAGTGAGTTCTGGGGAAGCCTCAACTTCAGCGTCTTCCCCACCTTCAGCCTCTGCCTCCTGAGCCACTTCCAAGTCAGAGCCTTGCCTCTGACTGTCATCAGGTGTTGGGGCCCCACTTGGTGTTGCGGCAGTGGCAGCATCAGCATCCATGGCCGCTGCAGGGTCTTCAAGCTCCGCGCCACTTCCACCACCATCAAGTTCGGCAGTAGTGTTGGCATTCTGCTTTCGTCAAAATGTAATTAGTCAGCAGTTCACTATGCCAGGTTGGTTCTCGAACCATTGAAAGACAAAAGGTAGAACCTAGTTATCAGGCACAAAGAATGACTAGAAAGTGAAGGGGTCAGAAAACTTTGTACAGCAGCTGAAGCTTTTCCCATTCTTCCCCTTTAGGGTTAAAGAAAACCTGTACAGAAGTTGGATCCTTCTTTGCTTTCCCCCATCAGGGGTACCAACAATCTTTTTTATACAGCTGAATCTTTGGACTTCACTTTTGTTCGGCAAGCTCCTGGGTTTCTCCAAAAAATCCAACTACCCCGGTATATGCCCATTgtcacataaaaagaaaaacgccagaaaataaaaaacttattatacgtgattttttgtattttgtatttatttttattttttgtaattttttggatttattaaatgttttaaattt
This genomic interval carries:
- the LOC116260108 gene encoding pentatricopeptide repeat-containing protein At5g66520-like; this encodes MLLNALNGRLRLKASKKTLSLLEECLLSMRHVYQIHAHIITSGRSSDKFSLSKLIAFSAISPNGDLAYALSLFRLIHHPNIFMWNTMMRGCVEKDRPVLGLSLYKQMVDGGDRPNNYTFSFLLRSVGGIRGLVEGRCVHGQIVKLGWASYDFVRNGLIHAYVVLGLVDDARQVFDESPEKDVVSWTAVVNGYAKAGRIETARVLFDEMPEKNAVSWSAMIASYTQLGLANEALEMFREMQLAGLRPNYAAILSVLCACAQVGALEQGKWIHCYVGRQGMELDCAVGTALIDVYAKCGYIDIAHQVFVQMPEKDVCAWTSMISGCAMHGHGERAIQLFFEMQRNGVRPNEVSFIGVLSACGQVGLVEYGRRCFENMTRVFNITPGIEHYGCMVNLYGRAGMLEDARALVQTMPVKPDAYVLGALLGAAKMHGDVELAEQMARKLGELGIDHGGVHVLLSNMYAAAQRWEDVARVRKGMEQKKVKKTPGCSLIEVDGEVIEFVAGDKSHAFMKEVELLLYGMDKQLKSLGYVVDKSQFILDVDFTY